A genomic region of Ficedula albicollis isolate OC2 chromosome 12, FicAlb1.5, whole genome shotgun sequence contains the following coding sequences:
- the VHL gene encoding von Hippel-Lindau disease tumor suppressor: GERAGAARPVLRSVNTRELSEVVFNNHSPRCVLPVWLDFEGQPRGYPVLQPRSGRVMRSYRGHLWLFRDAGTNDGLLVNQQELFVAAPNVTKADITLPVFTLKERCLQVVRSLVSPLDYRKLDIVQSLYEELEDHPDIWKDLKRLSLERNEALRNKTMETHDDSPQTPQ, encoded by the exons ggggagcgggcGGGCGCGGCCCGGCCCGTGCTGCGCTCTGTCAACACGCGGGAGCTCTCCGAGGTCGTGTTCAACAACCACAGCCCCCGCTGCGTGCTGCCCGTCTGGCTGGACTTCGAGGGCCAGCCGCGCGGCTACCCGGTGCTGCAGCCGCGCAGCGGGCGCGTCATGCGCAGCTACCGGG GGCACCTCTGGCTGTTCCGGGATGCAGGGACCAACGACGGGCTGCTCGTCaaccagcaggagctgttcgTGGCAGCCCCCAATGTGACCAAAGCTGACATCACACTGCCAG TGTTCACCCTGAAGGAGAGGTGTCTGCAGGTCGTGCGCAGTCTGGTCAGCCCCCTGGACTACAGGAAACTGGACATTGTTCAGTCCTTATATGAAGAGCTGGAGGATCATCCTGATATTTGGAAGGATCTTAAGCGGCTTTCTCTGGAGAGAAATGAAGCACTGAGGAACAAAACTATGGAAACACATGATGACTCACCTCAGACTCCTCAGTAG